A genomic stretch from uncultured Cohaesibacter sp. includes:
- a CDS encoding sodium:solute symporter family protein encodes MDLQTLTYIVVGASFALYIGIAFWARAGSTGEFYAAGRGIHPVANGMATAADWMSAASFISMAGIISFSGYNASVYLMGWTGGYVLLAMLLAPYLRKFGKFTVPEFIGDRFYSSTARIVAVACLIICSITYVIGQMKGVGVAFSRFLEVDASTGLLIGTAIVFLYAVQGGMKGITYTQIAQYCVLILAYTIPAIFISMELTGSFLPQIGLFGNHVDGTPLLVKLDNIVTDLGFAEYTAYTSNPLNMFLFTMSLMIGTAGLPHVIIRFFTVPKVSDARWTAGWSLVFIAILYTTAPGVGAMARMNLMDTIQTGTIGAEDGNLQYENRPDWFKNWETTGLLKFEDKNGDGRIQYYNDKSADFQAKAEEFGWQGNELFVDRDIMVLANPEIAKLPNWVIALVAAGGLAAALSTAAGLLMAISSAVSHDLMKGTFTPNITEKQELLYARVAMAVAIVIAAYLGLNPPGFAAQVVALAFGLAASSIFPALMMGIFSKRINSKGAIFGMLAGILSTLLYIFMYKGWFFIPGTNMLANTTENHIMGIAPEAFGTIGAIINFAVAYLVSSMSAEPPKEIQELVESIRIPKGAGAAIDH; translated from the coding sequence ATGGATCTTCAAACTCTTACCTACATCGTTGTGGGCGCGTCCTTTGCGCTTTACATCGGGATTGCCTTCTGGGCGCGCGCCGGGTCTACCGGTGAATTCTATGCCGCCGGTCGCGGCATTCACCCGGTTGCCAACGGCATGGCAACGGCGGCGGACTGGATGTCGGCAGCCTCCTTCATCTCCATGGCCGGGATCATCTCTTTCAGCGGCTACAACGCCTCCGTCTATCTGATGGGCTGGACGGGTGGTTATGTGCTGCTGGCCATGCTCCTTGCGCCTTACCTGCGTAAATTCGGCAAGTTCACGGTGCCTGAATTCATCGGTGACCGTTTTTATTCCTCCACAGCCCGCATCGTGGCGGTTGCATGCCTCATCATCTGCTCGATCACCTATGTTATAGGCCAGATGAAAGGCGTTGGCGTGGCCTTCTCACGCTTCCTGGAAGTGGACGCATCCACCGGTCTGCTGATCGGCACGGCAATCGTCTTCCTCTATGCGGTGCAAGGCGGCATGAAAGGCATCACCTACACCCAGATCGCCCAATATTGCGTTCTGATCCTTGCCTACACCATTCCTGCCATCTTCATTTCCATGGAACTGACGGGCAGCTTCCTGCCCCAGATCGGCTTGTTCGGCAACCATGTTGACGGCACGCCGCTGCTGGTGAAGCTCGATAATATCGTGACGGATCTGGGCTTTGCGGAATATACCGCCTATACCTCCAATCCGCTCAACATGTTCCTGTTCACCATGTCGCTGATGATCGGCACCGCGGGTTTGCCCCATGTCATCATCCGCTTCTTCACCGTGCCTAAGGTCTCCGACGCACGCTGGACCGCTGGCTGGTCGCTGGTCTTCATCGCGATCCTCTACACCACCGCACCGGGCGTTGGTGCCATGGCCCGCATGAATCTGATGGACACCATCCAGACCGGCACCATTGGAGCGGAAGACGGCAACCTGCAATATGAGAACCGTCCCGACTGGTTCAAGAACTGGGAAACCACTGGCCTTCTCAAATTTGAAGACAAAAACGGTGACGGCCGCATCCAGTATTACAATGATAAATCCGCAGACTTCCAGGCAAAAGCCGAAGAATTCGGCTGGCAGGGGAACGAGTTGTTCGTGGACCGTGACATCATGGTTCTGGCCAATCCGGAAATCGCCAAATTGCCAAACTGGGTGATTGCGCTGGTCGCAGCAGGTGGTCTTGCCGCCGCGCTCTCCACTGCGGCCGGTTTGTTGATGGCCATTTCGTCGGCTGTCTCCCATGATTTGATGAAAGGCACCTTCACGCCGAACATCACCGAGAAGCAGGAACTGCTCTATGCCCGTGTCGCTATGGCCGTTGCCATCGTGATTGCCGCCTATCTCGGCCTCAATCCTCCGGGCTTCGCCGCTCAGGTTGTGGCTCTGGCCTTCGGTCTGGCAGCCTCCTCGATCTTCCCGGCCCTGATGATGGGGATCTTCTCCAAACGCATAAACTCCAAGGGCGCGATCTTCGGCATGCTGGCCGGTATCCTGTCGACCCTGCTCTATATCTTCATGTATAAGGGCTGGTTCTTCATTCCGGGCACCAACATGCTGGCGAACACCACCGAGAACCACATCATGGGCATTGCGCCTGAAGCGTTCGGCACCATTGGAGCGATCATCAACTTTGCCGTTGCCTATCTGGTCTCTTCCATGTCCGCCGAACCACCCAAGGAAATTCAGGAACTGGTCGAGAGCATCCGTATCCCGAAAGGCGCTGGCGCTGCAATCGATCACTAA
- a CDS encoding DUF4212 domain-containing protein, translated as MTENNDSGHAYWKANLNLIAICLVIWFVASFGFGLLLRPVLSGIAVGGSDLGFWFAQQGSIWVFLGLIFFYAIRMNAIDKKFGVEE; from the coding sequence ATGACCGAGAATAATGACTCCGGACATGCCTATTGGAAAGCCAACCTGAATCTGATCGCGATCTGCCTTGTCATCTGGTTCGTCGCATCCTTCGGGTTTGGTCTGCTTCTTCGTCCAGTCCTGTCAGGCATCGCAGTCGGCGGATCCGATCTGGGATTCTGGTTCGCCCAGCAGGGCTCAATCTGGGTCTTTTTAGGACTCATCTTCTTCTATGCAATTCGCATGAATGCGATCGACAAGAAATTCGGCGTTGAAGAATAA
- a CDS encoding RluA family pseudouridine synthase, which translates to MSHPPSLTPPLVNYHPPKEPYLEVLYEDAHFVIINKPSGLLSVPGKAEEHWDCLDHRAWQHFGDTRIVHRLDMDTSGIMVLARTDDCHRNLGRQFEKRKVAKSYVARVWGTMAEEQGTVDLPLICDWPNRPKQMVCFERGKKAVTDWQVIDRDAVSTLVRLFPHTGRSHQLRVHMLSLGHVIMGDRFYAEGEALEAADRLMLHAETLRFIHPDKGEWMDFVSPCPFR; encoded by the coding sequence ATGTCACATCCTCCCAGCCTGACCCCGCCTCTGGTCAACTATCACCCGCCGAAAGAGCCCTATCTCGAGGTGCTCTATGAAGACGCGCATTTTGTCATCATCAATAAGCCATCTGGCTTATTGAGTGTGCCGGGCAAGGCTGAAGAGCATTGGGACTGTCTGGACCATCGCGCATGGCAGCATTTTGGTGATACGCGAATCGTTCACCGGCTGGATATGGATACGTCCGGCATCATGGTGCTGGCGCGCACCGATGATTGCCATCGCAATCTGGGGCGGCAATTTGAAAAGCGCAAGGTTGCGAAGAGTTACGTAGCGCGGGTCTGGGGCACAATGGCTGAGGAGCAAGGGACGGTGGATCTGCCGTTGATCTGTGACTGGCCCAACCGGCCCAAGCAGATGGTGTGTTTTGAACGCGGCAAGAAGGCTGTTACCGACTGGCAGGTGATTGATCGTGATGCTGTCAGCACGCTGGTGCGCTTGTTTCCCCATACGGGGCGTTCCCATCAGCTACGCGTGCATATGCTCAGCCTGGGGCATGTGATCATGGGGGATCGCTTCTATGCAGAAGGCGAGGCGCTGGAGGCCGCTGACAGGCTGATGCTGCATGCCGAAACGCTGCGCTTCATTCATCCCGACAAGGGCGAATGGATGGATTTCGTCAGTCCCTGTCCGTTCCGCTAG
- a CDS encoding YaiI/YqxD family protein — translation MSEEQSRQEGVRPVEILVDADACPVKEEVYKVAERHGVPVTLVANQFMRLPRKDEWAVPISFVKVEDGPDVADDHIAEIAHPRAVVVTADILLAQRCIAKGASVIGNTGKPFTENSIGSAVAMRNLMADLRETSDIGGGPPPFSKADRSRFLSSLHETLEQLKRQSS, via the coding sequence ATGAGTGAAGAACAATCGAGACAAGAAGGCGTGCGCCCTGTCGAAATTCTGGTCGACGCCGATGCTTGCCCCGTCAAGGAAGAAGTCTACAAGGTCGCCGAACGCCATGGCGTCCCGGTTACGCTGGTGGCCAACCAGTTCATGCGCCTGCCGCGCAAAGACGAATGGGCGGTGCCCATCTCTTTCGTCAAGGTGGAGGATGGGCCGGATGTGGCCGACGATCATATCGCCGAAATTGCTCATCCGCGCGCGGTGGTCGTCACCGCAGATATCCTGCTCGCCCAGCGCTGCATCGCCAAGGGCGCCAGCGTCATTGGCAACACCGGCAAGCCCTTTACGGAAAATTCCATCGGCTCAGCGGTCGCCATGCGCAACCTGATGGCAGATTTGCGCGAGACCAGTGACATAGGCGGCGGCCCTCCCCCCTTTTCCAAGGCAGATCGCTCCCGCTTTCTCTCAAGCCTGCATGAAACGCTGGAACAGCTGAAACGGCAAAGCAGCTGA
- a CDS encoding DUF4147 domain-containing protein — protein MVTDTGNDIEQLRDLATALFEAGVAAADPRLALEKTFAQTPLAPLQEGRYLVIALGKAAGAMARTCLKALPEDTAFECLVITNYENDAPIEGATCFAAGHPVPDENGLKAGKAVIDLLATTTPEDRVIVLISGGGSALVPAPLPGLSLEDKITVNKLLLAHGYAIQEINLVRQSLSRLKGGGLSRLAAPAPVQSYILSDVVGDDLSVIASAPTNPPLGSKKDAMALFESKGLVDQLPPSVKEALEVEGEEAEIDFSHTTNLLIGSNRLSLDAILESLPLGWRGLILDDLLEGDVEEIAPQLLEAARKAPEDQKSVYIWGGETTVMLKGDGKGGRNQELALRFAAANEGNPIEGDWVFLSGGTDGRDGPTDSAGGLVDAETLHRIRQTGERPQALLANNDSYKALELAGDHLMIGATGTNVADIQICLVDKDK, from the coding sequence ATGGTGACAGACACCGGAAATGACATCGAACAATTGCGCGATCTGGCAACCGCCCTGTTTGAGGCAGGCGTTGCGGCAGCAGATCCACGTCTCGCTCTGGAAAAGACATTCGCACAAACCCCACTAGCCCCTCTGCAAGAAGGGCGCTATCTGGTTATTGCCCTTGGCAAAGCGGCAGGTGCCATGGCGCGAACCTGCCTCAAGGCCCTGCCCGAGGACACCGCTTTCGAATGCCTTGTCATCACCAACTATGAAAATGATGCCCCCATCGAGGGCGCAACCTGCTTTGCAGCGGGCCATCCGGTACCTGACGAAAATGGATTGAAGGCTGGCAAGGCAGTCATAGATCTGCTCGCAACGACCACCCCTGAAGATCGTGTCATCGTATTGATCAGCGGCGGGGGCTCGGCTCTGGTGCCCGCACCGCTCCCCGGCCTCAGCCTTGAAGACAAGATCACGGTCAACAAGCTGCTGCTCGCTCATGGCTATGCGATCCAAGAGATAAATCTGGTCCGCCAGAGCCTGTCCCGGCTCAAAGGCGGCGGCCTCAGCCGATTGGCAGCTCCCGCGCCTGTTCAAAGCTACATTCTTTCCGATGTGGTCGGCGATGATTTGAGCGTCATCGCTTCGGCCCCCACCAATCCACCGCTTGGCAGCAAGAAAGACGCGATGGCCCTGTTTGAATCCAAAGGGCTGGTGGATCAATTGCCACCATCAGTCAAAGAAGCGCTGGAAGTTGAAGGGGAAGAGGCAGAGATCGATTTCTCCCATACGACCAATCTGCTCATCGGCTCCAACCGGCTCAGCCTTGATGCCATATTGGAGTCCCTGCCCCTTGGCTGGCGAGGGCTCATTCTGGATGATCTGCTTGAGGGCGACGTGGAAGAGATCGCTCCCCAACTGCTCGAAGCCGCAAGGAAGGCGCCTGAAGACCAGAAGAGCGTTTATATCTGGGGTGGCGAAACCACAGTCATGCTGAAAGGCGATGGCAAAGGCGGACGCAATCAGGAACTGGCCCTGCGCTTTGCGGCCGCCAATGAGGGCAACCCGATTGAAGGAGACTGGGTCTTCCTGTCTGGCGGCACGGATGGCCGCGACGGCCCAACGGACAGTGCCGGAGGGTTGGTAGATGCTGAAACGCTCCACCGTATCCGACAGACCGGCGAAAGACCGCAGGCCCTTTTGGCCAACAATGACAGCTACAAGGCCCTTGAGCTTGCAGGCGATCACCTGATGATTGGCGCAACGGGCACCAACGTCGCCGATATTCAGATCTGTCTGGTGGACAAAGACAAATGA
- a CDS encoding DNA polymerase Y family protein — translation MSLWFPRLASDRILRRAVVATPFALMLQQSNAERLYCLNESAEQEGLQRGMGLADARALCPSLQTMPADREADSHFLQLLARWAGRFCPWVGLDGDDGLLLDVTGSTHLFGGELALLESIEERLARGGLFVQQGLADTRGAAWALAHYGGWAPNEAGGHAVGARASGISGTGHENSPSGLAARLALPGKALDAIGPFPVAALRLEEKICTGLMRLGVRTIEALYALPRATVTRRFGLEPLKRLDQALGHREEAISPLSEAPHYGVRMSLPEPIGLSDDVMAVTAKLLDRLCDKLDRQGAGARVLQLTMRRMDMEASQVELRLARPMREGARILPLFERSIGEVDAGFGIDMVRLEATVVEPMADDQMASVVLSNGGSEANPEAASRAEDHGLDDLISRLGSRIGLENIQRFVPADSHIPERSFSLQPAAWTKAVAMWPGLGGKRRHDQKAREERALCEGTGGPRSPRPLRLFPPEPIVLPLSLEPDPVRREPPAHFRWRRMQLSVAYARGPERIAPEWWWEDPAWRSGIRDYWWVETRQGWRLWLFHTPQNRLTHLSSWFVQGEFA, via the coding sequence GTGTCATTGTGGTTTCCGAGGCTGGCGAGCGATCGCATTCTGCGGCGCGCGGTGGTGGCGACGCCTTTTGCCCTCATGTTGCAGCAGAGTAATGCCGAGCGGCTCTATTGCCTTAATGAGAGCGCCGAGCAGGAAGGGCTGCAGCGTGGTATGGGGCTTGCCGATGCGCGCGCCCTGTGTCCGTCCTTGCAGACCATGCCAGCGGATCGTGAGGCGGATTCGCATTTCCTGCAATTGCTGGCACGCTGGGCTGGACGCTTCTGCCCCTGGGTGGGGCTGGATGGTGATGATGGCCTGTTGCTGGATGTGACGGGCTCTACCCATCTGTTCGGTGGTGAGCTGGCGCTCCTGGAGAGCATCGAGGAGCGCTTGGCGCGGGGTGGCCTTTTCGTGCAGCAGGGGCTCGCGGATACGCGGGGCGCTGCTTGGGCGTTGGCCCATTATGGCGGCTGGGCACCCAATGAAGCCGGAGGGCATGCTGTTGGCGCGCGCGCCTCTGGCATAAGCGGGACGGGGCATGAAAACAGTCCTTCCGGTCTTGCTGCGCGGCTGGCTCTGCCGGGCAAGGCTCTGGATGCTATCGGGCCATTTCCTGTTGCCGCATTGCGGCTGGAAGAAAAGATCTGCACGGGGTTGATGCGCCTTGGCGTGCGCACCATTGAGGCACTTTATGCCCTGCCACGGGCGACGGTCACCCGACGCTTCGGGCTGGAGCCGTTAAAGCGGCTTGATCAGGCGCTGGGGCACAGGGAAGAAGCGATCTCTCCCCTGTCCGAAGCGCCACATTATGGGGTCCGGATGAGCCTGCCCGAGCCGATCGGGCTTTCTGATGATGTCATGGCGGTGACCGCCAAGTTGCTGGACCGGCTTTGCGACAAGCTGGACCGGCAAGGTGCGGGAGCGCGGGTGTTGCAACTGACCATGCGGCGCATGGATATGGAAGCCAGTCAGGTGGAGTTGCGGTTGGCCCGACCGATGCGGGAAGGCGCACGGATTCTGCCTCTGTTCGAGCGCAGCATAGGCGAGGTGGATGCCGGTTTCGGGATCGATATGGTGCGTCTTGAAGCAACCGTTGTGGAGCCCATGGCGGATGACCAGATGGCAAGTGTGGTGCTGAGCAATGGAGGCAGCGAGGCCAATCCCGAAGCTGCGTCGCGGGCAGAGGATCATGGGCTGGATGATCTGATCTCCCGGCTTGGCAGCCGCATAGGGCTTGAAAATATCCAGCGCTTTGTTCCTGCCGATAGCCACATTCCGGAGCGCAGTTTCTCCTTGCAGCCTGCCGCATGGACCAAGGCTGTAGCGATGTGGCCGGGGCTTGGCGGCAAGAGGAGGCATGATCAGAAAGCGCGTGAAGAGAGAGCATTGTGCGAAGGGACCGGCGGCCCCCGTTCACCGCGCCCTTTGCGTCTGTTTCCGCCAGAGCCCATTGTCTTGCCGCTTTCTCTGGAGCCCGATCCTGTGCGCCGTGAGCCGCCTGCGCATTTTCGCTGGCGGCGGATGCAGCTGTCGGTGGCCTATGCGCGCGGGCCGGAGCGGATCGCGCCTGAATGGTGGTGGGAGGATCCTGCATGGCGATCCGGCATTCGGGACTATTGGTGGGTGGAGACACGGCAGGGCTGGCGGCTTTGGCTGTTCCATACGCCACAAAACCGTCTGACTCATCTTTCCAGCTGGTTCGTGCAGGGTGAATTTGCATGA
- a CDS encoding error-prone DNA polymerase — protein MISGPSRAQGAATPPAKGPTSNAGAVSPEQLALMRPAAYAELCVASNFTFLTGASHPEELVIRAAELGLDAIAITDRNSLAGVVRAYSALKELKRQIEEQEDTQLEAIKLRSSQPTDPSSRQPREAESTADLSTAAVAKLPRLIVGARLVLTDSSLDWVALPTDRAAYQGLTRLLTLGKRRATKGECLLHFSDLLQAGSGMMLIALPQAGLDHPDVEAQIRQAVAQFPGSVFLGAAPAYNGSDQAWFDACAALAYRLAAPMVALGDVLMHHGRRRQLADVLTCLREHITIDDIGSRALPNAERRLKGAADMVRLYRRHPAAIRRASEIAMRCTFTLSELSYQYPDEVSGQESPQARLERLTNEGLARRYPQGVPEKSRSLADKELALVGKLGFAAYFLTVHDIVAFARSKDILCQGRGSAANSILCFALGITDVAPETITMVFERFVSEHRGEPPDIDVDFEHERREEVIQHIYKRYGRHRAGLCATVIHFRTRSAIREVGKVMGLSQDVTAALSGQIWGWSSDGVDMKRMRELGLDPSDRRLMQTIALIAEIIGFPRHLSQHVGGFIITRGRLDELCPIENAAMEDRTIIEWDKDDIDALGILKVDILSLGMLTCIRKSFDLLKEHEGLSHTIGSVPQEDGATYDMLCVADAIGVFQVESRAQMNFLPRMRPRTFYDLVVEVAIVRPGPIQGGMVHPYINRRQGREKVWFPSRDLEAVLGKTLGVPLFQEQAMQIAVVAAGFSPEEADRLRRSLATFRRMGTIHSFKERFVGGMLERGYEKDFAERCFAQIEGFGEYGFPESHAAAFAMLAYVSAWLKCHHPAVFACALLNSQPMGFYAPAQIVRDAREHGIEIRPICVNNSAWDNRLERRLDGALAIRLGFRQIKGFSAEDADWIVAARGNGYPDPQSVWQRAGLKGGAMERLAEADAFVSMEMGRREALWQVKALSGLKPLPLFNDPIDGECINEPSVTLAQMHLGEEVVEDYVSMRLSLRAHPMELLRPSMPDLTTHGDLMVSSLKRVCVCGLVITRQRPGTASGVIFVTLEDETGVANIVVWPKIYKAFRRAVITGRLLRVHGYLQKEGIVVHLIAERVEDLSYRLSELGHPLDDAVGITNPQADEAPRGRPAKGPERVPSRARHPREQAKKLFPSRDFH, from the coding sequence ATGATAAGCGGACCTTCTCGTGCGCAAGGCGCAGCGACGCCGCCAGCAAAGGGGCCGACGTCGAATGCCGGTGCTGTGTCGCCTGAGCAATTGGCCTTGATGCGTCCTGCCGCTTATGCGGAATTGTGCGTGGCTTCCAATTTTACCTTTCTCACAGGCGCGTCCCATCCGGAAGAGCTGGTCATCCGGGCCGCAGAGCTTGGGTTGGATGCAATTGCGATCACGGACCGGAATTCTCTGGCTGGTGTGGTGCGGGCCTATTCCGCGCTCAAGGAACTAAAGCGGCAGATCGAGGAACAGGAAGACACACAGCTGGAAGCGATCAAGCTGCGCTCCAGCCAGCCGACCGACCCTTCCAGCCGCCAGCCGCGCGAGGCAGAAAGTACGGCAGACTTATCGACCGCCGCGGTGGCAAAGTTGCCTCGCCTCATTGTCGGGGCGCGTCTGGTACTCACCGACAGTTCACTTGATTGGGTGGCGCTGCCTACGGATCGGGCCGCTTATCAGGGGCTGACGCGGCTTCTGACCCTTGGCAAAAGGCGGGCCACCAAAGGGGAGTGCCTCCTTCATTTTTCAGATCTGCTGCAGGCTGGATCGGGGATGATGCTGATTGCCCTGCCGCAGGCGGGGCTGGACCATCCCGATGTCGAGGCGCAGATCAGGCAGGCGGTGGCCCAGTTTCCCGGGAGTGTTTTTCTGGGGGCTGCTCCTGCCTATAATGGCTCGGACCAGGCATGGTTTGATGCCTGTGCTGCCCTTGCCTATCGGTTGGCTGCGCCCATGGTGGCTTTGGGGGATGTGTTGATGCACCACGGACGGCGGCGACAGCTGGCTGATGTTTTGACCTGCTTGCGCGAGCATATCACCATCGACGATATCGGCTCCCGCGCCCTGCCCAATGCGGAACGGCGCCTCAAGGGAGCGGCGGATATGGTGCGGCTTTATCGGCGGCATCCGGCTGCCATCCGGCGGGCTTCAGAGATCGCCATGCGCTGTACTTTTACCCTTAGTGAGTTGAGCTACCAATATCCCGACGAGGTGTCAGGCCAAGAGAGCCCGCAGGCGCGGCTTGAGCGGCTGACCAATGAGGGGCTTGCCCGGCGCTATCCGCAAGGGGTGCCGGAGAAATCCCGCTCTCTGGCCGACAAGGAACTGGCGCTTGTCGGCAAGCTGGGATTTGCGGCCTATTTCCTTACGGTCCATGACATCGTGGCCTTTGCGCGCAGCAAGGATATTCTTTGTCAGGGGCGCGGTTCAGCTGCCAATTCGATCCTCTGTTTTGCCCTTGGCATCACCGATGTGGCTCCCGAAACCATCACCATGGTGTTTGAGCGCTTTGTCTCGGAGCATCGCGGCGAGCCGCCCGATATTGATGTGGATTTCGAGCATGAACGGCGCGAAGAGGTGATCCAGCATATCTACAAGCGTTATGGCCGCCATCGTGCCGGTCTCTGCGCGACGGTGATTCATTTTCGCACGCGCTCGGCCATTCGCGAGGTGGGCAAGGTGATGGGGCTTTCCCAGGATGTGACAGCTGCACTTTCCGGCCAGATCTGGGGCTGGTCGAGCGATGGGGTGGACATGAAGCGCATGCGCGAGTTGGGGCTGGACCCGAGCGACCGGCGGCTGATGCAGACCATCGCCCTGATTGCCGAGATCATCGGCTTCCCGCGCCATCTCTCCCAACATGTGGGGGGATTTATCATCACGCGTGGGCGGTTGGACGAGCTGTGTCCCATCGAGAATGCGGCTATGGAAGACCGCACCATCATCGAGTGGGACAAGGATGATATCGATGCGCTGGGCATTCTCAAGGTGGATATCCTGAGCCTTGGCATGCTGACCTGCATTCGCAAGAGTTTTGACCTGCTCAAGGAGCATGAAGGTCTCAGTCATACCATCGGTTCGGTGCCGCAGGAGGACGGGGCGACCTACGATATGCTGTGCGTGGCCGATGCGATTGGGGTGTTTCAGGTGGAGAGCCGGGCACAGATGAATTTCCTGCCCCGTATGCGTCCGCGCACCTTCTATGATCTGGTGGTTGAGGTGGCCATCGTGCGGCCCGGTCCCATTCAGGGGGGCATGGTGCATCCCTATATCAACCGGCGGCAGGGGCGCGAGAAGGTCTGGTTTCCTTCCCGGGACTTGGAGGCGGTGCTGGGCAAGACGCTCGGGGTGCCACTGTTTCAGGAACAGGCGATGCAGATTGCCGTGGTGGCTGCCGGTTTCAGCCCCGAGGAGGCCGACCGGTTGCGGCGGTCGCTGGCGACGTTCCGGCGGATGGGTACCATTCACAGCTTCAAGGAACGCTTTGTCGGCGGTATGTTGGAAAGGGGCTATGAGAAGGACTTTGCCGAGCGCTGCTTTGCCCAGATCGAGGGCTTCGGCGAATATGGCTTTCCCGAAAGCCATGCTGCGGCCTTTGCCATGCTGGCTTATGTGTCGGCATGGCTCAAATGTCATCATCCGGCGGTTTTTGCCTGCGCTCTGCTCAATTCCCAGCCGATGGGCTTTTATGCTCCCGCGCAGATCGTGCGGGATGCACGCGAGCATGGCATCGAGATCCGGCCCATTTGCGTCAATAACAGCGCCTGGGACAATCGGTTGGAGCGGCGCCTTGACGGGGCGCTGGCCATCCGGCTCGGGTTTCGCCAGATCAAGGGGTTTTCCGCCGAGGATGCCGACTGGATCGTGGCAGCGCGGGGCAATGGCTATCCTGATCCGCAAAGCGTGTGGCAGCGGGCGGGCCTCAAAGGCGGGGCGATGGAGCGGTTGGCCGAGGCAGATGCCTTTGTCAGCATGGAGATGGGGCGGCGCGAGGCGCTCTGGCAGGTCAAGGCGCTGTCCGGCCTCAAACCGCTGCCGCTATTCAACGATCCGATTGATGGCGAGTGCATCAACGAGCCCTCGGTGACCTTGGCGCAGATGCATCTGGGCGAGGAGGTGGTGGAGGATTATGTCTCCATGCGCCTTTCCTTGCGAGCCCACCCGATGGAATTGCTGCGTCCCTCCATGCCGGATTTGACTACCCATGGCGATCTGATGGTTTCTTCGCTCAAAAGGGTCTGCGTGTGCGGGCTGGTGATCACCCGACAGCGCCCCGGTACAGCATCGGGGGTCATTTTCGTGACGCTGGAAGATGAAACCGGCGTTGCCAATATTGTTGTCTGGCCCAAAATCTATAAAGCCTTCCGGCGAGCGGTCATTACGGGGCGATTGCTGCGCGTGCATGGCTATTTGCAGAAGGAAGGTATCGTGGTGCATCTGATTGCCGAGCGGGTGGAAGATCTTTCGTATCGGCTTTCGGAATTGGGTCATCCGTTGGATGATGCTGTCGGCATCACCAATCCGCAGGCAGATGAAGCCCCTCGGGGCCGTCCGGCCAAGGGGCCGGAGCGGGTTCCCTCTCGGGCACGGCACCCGCGCGAGCAGGCCAAGAAACTGTTTCCCAGCCGCGATTTTCACTAG
- a CDS encoding substrate-binding domain-containing protein — translation MHKSKEHNGKGRQSKKSRVTIKEVAYALGISKSTVSRALNGYSDIAEHTRLKVQRTAQELGYKPMIHAQAIRTGLVRSLGMVLNADSHDGHRPFLASFIDGISRRASQDNWTLTVATASHALGVLTTIKRLSDEHTVDGFILPRTRIDDPRVRYLVKAHVPFIMFGRTGDETDCGWYDIDAAKAMQEAVLRLVGMGHVRIAFINGLERYMYAKVRYEGYCDGLKKAGIPYEDCLVRHDAVTRKDGALEGAALLDLPERPTAIICAVDLAALGVYRAAQDRQLMIGSDLSIISYDGIAEGEYASPPLTSYFVDNREAGERLADLLIRRIQGDAPETLRQLGEAHLIVRASDGPPVIRSA, via the coding sequence GTGCACAAGTCAAAAGAACATAATGGCAAGGGGCGTCAGAGCAAAAAATCTCGCGTAACCATCAAGGAAGTGGCCTATGCCTTGGGCATTTCCAAGAGCACTGTTTCCAGAGCGCTGAATGGCTATTCAGATATCGCGGAACACACGCGGCTGAAGGTCCAGCGCACGGCGCAGGAGCTTGGTTACAAGCCGATGATTCATGCGCAGGCTATTCGCACTGGTCTGGTGCGTTCGCTCGGCATGGTGCTCAATGCGGATAGCCATGACGGGCACCGGCCATTTCTTGCCAGTTTCATTGACGGCATTTCCCGGCGGGCCAGCCAAGACAACTGGACCCTGACTGTGGCGACAGCAAGCCATGCGCTGGGTGTGCTGACGACAATAAAACGTCTGAGCGATGAACATACGGTGGACGGTTTCATATTGCCACGCACACGTATTGACGATCCGCGAGTGCGTTATCTGGTCAAGGCACATGTTCCCTTCATCATGTTCGGCCGCACCGGCGATGAAACGGATTGCGGCTGGTATGACATTGATGCGGCCAAGGCCATGCAGGAGGCGGTTCTGCGGCTGGTGGGTATGGGGCATGTGCGCATTGCCTTCATCAACGGGCTGGAGCGCTACATGTATGCCAAGGTGCGCTATGAGGGCTATTGCGACGGGCTGAAGAAGGCTGGGATTCCTTATGAGGATTGTCTGGTGCGCCATGATGCGGTGACCCGCAAGGATGGTGCACTTGAAGGGGCTGCCTTGCTGGATCTACCCGAGCGACCAACAGCCATTATCTGCGCGGTGGATCTCGCCGCGCTTGGAGTTTATCGGGCTGCGCAAGATCGGCAGCTCATGATCGGCAGTGATCTGTCGATCATTTCCTACGACGGTATCGCTGAGGGGGAATATGCATCCCCGCCACTCACCAGCTATTTCGTCGACAACAGGGAAGCGGGGGAACGCCTTGCTGACCTTCTCATCAGGCGTATCCAGGGGGACGCGCCTGAAACGCTTCGCCAACTGGGGGAGGCGCACTTGATTGTGCGAGCATCCGATGGCCCGCCGGTCATTCGATCCGCTTGA